From one Cardiocondyla obscurior isolate alpha-2009 linkage group LG06, Cobs3.1, whole genome shotgun sequence genomic stretch:
- the Alas gene encoding 5-aminolevulinate synthase, erythroid-specific, mitochondrial, which translates to MSMLIRQYVRRGVSTRRAVNATKGFLRTMPCPFLTRLSANYVRNYGSSLIMNYRQYCPVLSKLFSTMAESEEPESQQNLEPIQNQCPFLSRERDAVKKASPAMEEDVISLGATEQKEEAQFPYEEYFHEQIMKKKEDYSYRVFKKVNRLAENFPIAMEYSWGEKPITVWCSNDYLGMSRHPAVINAVREALDKFGAGAGGTRNISGNSMGHEMLEKRLALLHQKEAGLLFTSCFVANDSTLFTLARILPGCHVFSDAGNHASMIQGIRNSGVPKHIFRHNDVGHLEELLSKVDKNVPKIVAFETVHSMTGDICPLEELCDVAHKYGAITFVDEVHAVGLYGFSGAGIGERDWVLHKMDIISGTMGKAFGNVGGYVVGTAKLIDMIRSYAAGFIFTTSLPPTVLYGALTSVEILASDEGRSLRANHQKNVAYMKSILTAAGLPLEPSPSHIIPIKIGDPLVCSQIADYLLRDKGHYVQAINYPTVRKGEEKLRLAPTPKHTRTMMDKFVQDMLNVFHQLNVSKCTTIKPNNVPRAVLVH; encoded by the exons CTGATCCGACAGTACGTCCGACGCGGTGTTAGCACTCGTCGTGCCGTTAACGCTACAAAAG GTTTTCTGAGAACAATGCCGTGCCCTTTCTTGACCCGTTTATCTGCGAACTATGTTCGGAATTATGGATCATCGCTGATAATGAATTATCGGCAGTATTGTCCTGTGCTTTCAAAATTGTTTAGTACAATGGCGGAGTCAGAAGAGCCTGAATCTCAACAGAATCTCGAGCCGATACAAAACCAATGTCCCTTCTTGTCTAGAGAACGGGATGCTGTAAAGAAAGCCAGTCCGGCAATGGAAGAAGATGTTATCAGTTTAGGTGCTACAGAACAGAAAGAAGAAGCACAGTTTCCTTATGAGGAATATTTCCATGagcaaataatgaaaaaaaaggaggattATTCGTATCGGGTATTTAAGAAGGTGAACCGTTTGGCTGAAAACTTTCCAATCGCCATGGAATACTCATGGGGTGAGAAACCAATAACTGTATGGTGTTCTAACGATTACCTAGGAATGTCACGTCATCCCGCGGTAATTAACGCGGTCCGGGAAGCGTTAGATAAGTTCGGCGCTGGCGCTGGAGGCACAAGGAACATCTCGGGGAATTCGATGGGTCATGAGATGTTAGAGAAACGATTAGCATTACTGCATCAGAAAGAGGCCGGTTTGCTTTTCACTTCCTGCTTCGTCGCTAATGATTCCACCTTGTTCACACTAGCGAGAATTTTGCCAGGTTGTCATGTATTCTCTGATGCCGGAAATCACGCCTCTATGATACAAGGAATAAGAAATAGCGGCGTGCCAAAGCATATATTCCGGCATAACGATGTAGGGCATTTAGAGGAGCTCCTGTCAAAGGTAGACAAAAATGTGCCAAAGATTGTAGCGTTCGAAACTGTGCATTCTATGACCGGTGATATTTGTCCGTTGGAGGAATTATGCGACGTCGCGCATAAGTACGGTGCTATAACATTTGTCGATGAAGTCCATGCTGTAGGTTTGTATGGATTCTCTGGTGCCGGGATCGGAGAGAGAGATTGGGTGCTACATAAAATGGATATTATATCCGGCACCATGGGGAAGGCTTTCGGTAACGTCGGTGGCTATGTTGTTGGTACCGCGAAGCTAATAGATATGATAAGAAGTTATGCAGCTGGCTTTATTTTTACTACTTCGCTGCCGCCCACTGTGCTGTATGGAGCCTTGACATCCGTTGAGATTTTGGCATCGGACGAAGGCAGGTCACTGAGGGCGAATCACCAGAAAAATGTGGCCTATATGAAGTCTATTCTTACTGCCGCTGGTCTTCCATTAGAGCCATCACCTTCTCATATCATTCCAATAAAG ATAGGAGATCCACTGGTGTGTAGTCAGATAGCGGACTATTTATTAAGAGACAAAGGACATTATGTGCAAGCTATAAATTATCCAACTGTTCGAAAAGgtgaagaaaaattaagattagCACCAACGCCGAAACACACTCGGACAATGATGGATAAATTTGTACAAGACATGTTGAATGTTTTTCATCAGCTGAATGTATCAAAATGTACAACAATTAAACCGAACAATGTGCCGCGTGCTGTCTTAGTACATTGA